CCGGGCACGCCCGCCGGGTCGCCGCGCTGTGCCAGGCGGTCGGGCGGGACCTGGGGCTGTCCGAGCCCGACCTCACCGTCCTGGAGTACGCCGCCCTGATGCACGACATCGGCCAGCTCAGCCTCGTCGACCCGGTACCGGCCGGCGCCACCGCCGTACTCCCCGCGGAGGAGCAGCGGCGGATAGCACTGCTCGGCGGGGCCGTCGTACGGCAGACCGGGGTGAGTCCTCAGGTGGCGGCCGTCGTGGAGCGGCAGGCCGACCCGTGCCGGGAGCAGCCGCTGTCCGCGCGGATCGTCCGGGCCGTGAACGCGTACGAGGAGAAAACCCGGGCAGGCGGCCCCGGCGGGCCGCTGCGGGCGCTGGAGGAGCTGCGCCTCGGGACCGCCGGGGACTACGCTCCCGAGGTCGTGGAAGCACTGGCCCGGGTACTGTCCCGGGACTGTCTGACCTTGCCTTCGGCTGGGTAACCCATGGGTAATGAGCGCCCTCCCAGCCGCACGTGGTTGGATGCGAAGAAGAGGGTGTCCGGGGGCAGAGCCAGCCCACTGAACGGAACTGGCAGGCGGGAATCGTGAGGATCTTCGGCAAGGGACGGCACCGGCCCTCCGCCTCCTGGCGGCAGGCCACAGACCGCGCGTTCACGCTGATCGGCGACGGTCGGTACGAGGACGCGGGCGCGCTGCTGACGCGGGCCGCCGATCTGGAGCCCTGGCTGTCCGAGTCCTGGTTCAACCTCGCCCTTCTCCACAAGTTCCGGCACGACTGGGAGCAGGCGCGGGCGGCCGGGCTGCGGGCCGTCGCGCTGCTCGACCGGGAGGCCGGGGCGCCTGACTGGTGGAACGTCGGCATCGCGGCCACCGCGCTCCAGGACTGGCCGCTGGCTCGGCGGGCCTGGCAGGCGTACGGGCTGCGGGTGCCGGGCGGGGTCACCGGGGCGGGTGAGCCGGCGGGCATGGATCTCGGCAGCGCCGCCGTACGGCTGTCTCCGGAAGGGGAGGCCGAGGTTGTGTGGGGGCGGCGGCTGGATCCCGCCCGTATCGAGGTGCTGTCCATTCCGCTTCCCTCGTCCGGGCGGCGGTGGGGTGAGGTTGTGCTCCACGATGGCGTGCCGCACGGGGAGCGGACCACTGCCGCCGGGCACTCGTATCCCGTGTTCGACGAGATCGAGTTGTGGGCGCCGTCTCCTGTGCCTACGTGGGTTGTGCTGCTGGAGGCTGCCGCCGAGGCCGATCGGGACGCGCTGGAGCAGTTGGCGGCGGATGCGGGGTTCGCGGCGGAGGACTGGTCTTCTTCCGTGCGGTTGCTGTGCCGGATGTGTTCTGAGTCCCGGATGCCTTCCGATGAGGGTGACGGGGAGCATCTTGATCCGCATGATCACAGTGAGCCGGGGCATCCTGGGCCGCTCGGTCATCGGACGGATGGGCAGTTGTGGGTGCCGGAGCGGGAGTGTGGGCTTGCGGCTCCCGCGTCGCTCGTGCGGGGGCTGTTGGACGGGTGGGTTGCCGACAGCCCTGATTCCCGGGACTGGCGGGATCTGGAAGAGGTCTGCTGAGGACTTCGTTCGGCCGCGGGTCCGTCGTGGCTGGTCGCGCAGTTCCCCGCGCCCCTTAAAAGACAGGGTGCGTCCGCGTGGCGGAGCCACACACATGAGGGCCCCGCGGCCCTGGAAGAACTCCACGTACCCTGTATCAGCAACTTCTCCCCCTTGGTTTTCAGGAAGGCTTACGTCGGTCATGGCGCAGCAGGACACCGATCAGCAGCACGTGGGCGTGCTCCCCGTGGATGACGAGGGGTTTGTCGTCGACACCGAGGGGACCGAGGAGCGTGAGGCGGCCTGGCGGGAGCGGGGGGTCTCGCGGGCGATCACGGTCGTCGGGAATCCGGTGCTGCACAAGGAGTGCAGGGACGTCACCGACTTCGGCGCGGAGCTGGACACGCTGGTGGCCGACATGTTCGCCTCGCAGCGCACCGCGGAGGGCGTCGGCCTCGCCGCCAACCAGGTCGGCGTCGACCTGAAGGTCTTCGTCTACGACTGCATGGACGACGAGGGCAAACGGCACGTCGGTGTCGTCTGCAATCCCAAGCTCGTCGATCTGCCTGCCGACAAGCGGCATCTGGACGAGAGCAATGAGGGGTGTCTGTCCGTGCCCACTGCGTATGCGCCGCTCGCGCGGCCCGACTACGCCGAGGTGACCGGGCAGGACGAGAAGGGCAACCCGATCAGGGTCCGCGGCACCGGCTACTTCGCTCGGTGTTTGCAGCACGAGACCGATCACCTCTACGGCTACCTCTACATCGACCGGCTCTCCAAGCGTGACCGCAAGGACGCGCTGCGGCAGATGGCCGAGAACGAGCCCCGCTACCCCGTGGTCGCCAACGACTGATCCGGCCGGCCCCAGCGGTCGACACATCTCCCTTACGTACGGCGTCTGTTCAGGTGTACCTCCCTGACCAGGCGCCGTTCGTCTGTCCCTCGCACATTCGATCGTTTTCGCTCGGTTAGTGATCCAGAATCGGTCACACAAGGGGGGATTCTCGGCACTTGGGGGTAGTGAAGGGAGCAAATCCGTTCCCAGAACGGTCAGTTGTGGTGCTGAATAGGAAGTGCGGGGATACGCAACGGCGCACGCCCGGTACAGCGGGAGGGGCGTGCGCAACTGGCGGCTGAGAGGGGTTTGTTCGTGCCTGCTTTCTCACACAGCACCACATCGGCAACGGCAACGGTAACGACGGCGATCGCGGTTCCACCGTCGCTCTCTCTCCCGGTGATCGAGACGGCGTTTCCCCGGCAACTGCATCCGTATTGGCCGAGGCTCCAGGAGAAGACACGTGTCTGGCTGCTGGAAAAGCGCCTCATGTCGGGGGACAAGGTAAGGGAATATGCCGACGGTCTTTGCTACACGGACCTGATGGCCGGGTATTACCTGGGCGCACCGGACGAGGTGCTCCAGGCGATAGCGGACTACAGCGCGTGGTTCTTCGTCTGGGACGACCGCCACGACCGGGACATCGTGCACCAACGCCCCGACGCCTGGCGGCGGTTGAGGTTCCGGTTGCACGCGGCACTGGATTCACCTCGGCACCATCTGCTCCACCCGGATCCCCTGGTCGCGGGGTTCGCCGACAGCATGACGCGGATCTACTCGTTCCTGCCCGACACCTGGAACGCGCGGTTCGCCCGGCACTTCCACGCGGTCATCGAGGCCTACGACCGTGAATTCCGCAATCGCACCGAGGGGACCGTCCCCACGGTCGAGGAATACCTCGCACTGCGCCGGCTCACCTTCGCGCACTGGATCTGGACGGATCTGCTGGAGGCGAGTGCGGGACTCGAACTCCCGGACAGTGTGCGGAAACACCCGGGATATCGCCGGGCCGCACTGCTCAGTCAGGAATTCGCCGCCTGGTACAACGACCTCTGCTCGCTGCCCAAGGAACTCGCGGGCGACGAGGTCCACAATCTCGGAATCAGCCTCATCGCACACGAGGGGCTGACTCTTGAGGAGACGGTCGCCGAAGTGAGGCGCCGGGTCGAGGAATGCATCGCCGAATTCCTCGTCGCGGAACAGGACACCTTACGTCTCGCCGACCGGCTCGACGACGGCACCGTGCGCGGAATGGAACTGAGTGCCGCGGTACGGACCTGCCTCGGCAATATGCGGAACTGGTTCAGCACCGTCTACTGGTTCCACCACGAGTCCGGCCGTTACATGGTCGACAGCTGGGACGACCGGTCCACACCCCCGTACGTCAACAACGAAGCGGCAGGTGAGAAATGACCGTCGAGTCCGTCAAGCCCGCGGCATCCGAGGTGCCGGAGCTACTGGAACCGCCCGTCGCGGGCGGCCGGGTCCCGCTGCTCGGCCATGGCTGGAAGCTGGTCCGCGACCCGCTGGCCTTCATGGCCCAACTCCGCGACCACGGCGACGTCGTGAGGCTCCGCCTCGGCCCCAAGACGGTCTACGCCGTCACCGCGCCCGCCCTCACCGGCGCCCTGGCGCTGAACCCCGAGTTCATCATCGCGGGCCCGCTGTGGGAGTCCCTGGAGGGACTGCTCGGCAAGGAGGGCGTGGCCACGGCCAACGGGTCCCTGCACCGGCGCCAACGGCGCGTCATCCAGCCCGCGTTCCGGCTCGACGCGATCCCCGGCTACGGGCCGATCATGGAGGAGGAGGCGCACGCG
The nucleotide sequence above comes from Streptomyces sp. N50. Encoded proteins:
- a CDS encoding tetratricopeptide repeat protein; the protein is MRIFGKGRHRPSASWRQATDRAFTLIGDGRYEDAGALLTRAADLEPWLSESWFNLALLHKFRHDWEQARAAGLRAVALLDREAGAPDWWNVGIAATALQDWPLARRAWQAYGLRVPGGVTGAGEPAGMDLGSAAVRLSPEGEAEVVWGRRLDPARIEVLSIPLPSSGRRWGEVVLHDGVPHGERTTAAGHSYPVFDEIELWAPSPVPTWVVLLEAAAEADRDALEQLAADAGFAAEDWSSSVRLLCRMCSESRMPSDEGDGEHLDPHDHSEPGHPGPLGHRTDGQLWVPERECGLAAPASLVRGLLDGWVADSPDSRDWRDLEEVC
- the def gene encoding peptide deformylase, whose product is MAQQDTDQQHVGVLPVDDEGFVVDTEGTEEREAAWRERGVSRAITVVGNPVLHKECRDVTDFGAELDTLVADMFASQRTAEGVGLAANQVGVDLKVFVYDCMDDEGKRHVGVVCNPKLVDLPADKRHLDESNEGCLSVPTAYAPLARPDYAEVTGQDEKGNPIRVRGTGYFARCLQHETDHLYGYLYIDRLSKRDRKDALRQMAENEPRYPVVAND
- the cyc1 gene encoding epi-isozizaene synthase; its protein translation is MPAFSHSTTSATATVTTAIAVPPSLSLPVIETAFPRQLHPYWPRLQEKTRVWLLEKRLMSGDKVREYADGLCYTDLMAGYYLGAPDEVLQAIADYSAWFFVWDDRHDRDIVHQRPDAWRRLRFRLHAALDSPRHHLLHPDPLVAGFADSMTRIYSFLPDTWNARFARHFHAVIEAYDREFRNRTEGTVPTVEEYLALRRLTFAHWIWTDLLEASAGLELPDSVRKHPGYRRAALLSQEFAAWYNDLCSLPKELAGDEVHNLGISLIAHEGLTLEETVAEVRRRVEECIAEFLVAEQDTLRLADRLDDGTVRGMELSAAVRTCLGNMRNWFSTVYWFHHESGRYMVDSWDDRSTPPYVNNEAAGEK